The following proteins are co-located in the bacterium genome:
- a CDS encoding aminotransferase class IV yields MIVFLNGKYLDAREARVGLFDGGYLYGDGVFETVRLYAGRPFDLDGHLGRLADNLAALDFAWRPDPAAMAVIVAELVRRNGLSGRDARCRLTVSRGGSPDDPLPLDGLDSLAPTVSAWVQPLGPHLAAWQRDGVAVAVLREGFRRGNSPGVKSLNYLPTVLALREAGRRGCAEALICDERDRLLEGATSNVFVVRGGRLATPPLSRGLLGGRTRALVLDAAARLGLPCDETDVTAADAAGADEVFLCGSVKEIVPVTAVDGVPVGDGAPGPVTRRLQEAYRRGVRDSLGGGAGGAAGTPA; encoded by the coding sequence GTGATCGTATTTCTCAACGGAAAGTATCTCGACGCCCGCGAGGCCCGCGTCGGGCTGTTCGACGGCGGCTACCTCTACGGCGACGGCGTGTTCGAGACGGTCCGCCTCTACGCGGGCCGGCCCTTCGACCTCGACGGGCACCTCGGCCGGCTGGCGGACAACCTCGCGGCGCTCGACTTCGCCTGGCGGCCCGACCCGGCGGCCATGGCCGTGATCGTCGCGGAACTGGTGCGGCGCAACGGCCTGTCCGGACGCGACGCCCGCTGCCGCCTGACCGTGAGCCGCGGCGGCTCGCCCGACGACCCGCTGCCCCTGGACGGCCTCGACTCGCTGGCCCCCACCGTGTCGGCCTGGGTCCAGCCGCTCGGCCCCCACCTGGCCGCCTGGCAGCGCGACGGCGTGGCGGTCGCCGTGCTGCGCGAGGGCTTCCGCCGCGGCAACTCCCCCGGCGTCAAGTCGCTGAACTACCTGCCGACGGTGCTGGCCCTGCGCGAGGCCGGCCGCCGCGGCTGCGCCGAGGCCCTGATCTGCGACGAGCGGGACCGGCTGCTCGAGGGCGCCACCAGCAACGTCTTCGTCGTCCGCGGGGGCCGCCTCGCGACCCCGCCGCTGTCGCGGGGGCTGCTCGGCGGCCGCACGCGCGCGCTGGTGCTCGACGCGGCGGCGCGGCTGGGCCTGCCCTGCGACGAGACCGACGTCACGGCGGCCGACGCCGCCGGCGCCGACGAGGTGTTCCTGTGCGGTTCGGTGAAAGAGATCGTGCCGGTGACGGCGGTCGACGGCGTCCCGGTGGGCGACGGCGCGCCCGGACCGGTCACGCGCCGCCTGCAGGAAGCCTACCGCCGAGGGGTCCGGGACTCCCTCGGCGGCGGCGCGGGCGGAGCGGCGGGGACGCCGGCCTAG
- the nuoB gene encoding NADH-quinone oxidoreductase subunit NuoB, giving the protein MAVTLDSPSNYLTTRLRQAVNWGRQYSLWPLPFGTACCAIEFMSTVSSYNDISRFGAEAVRFSPRQSDLLIVAGTISYKQAPILKTIYAQMCEPKWVIAMGVCASSGGFYNNYSTLQGIDRIIPVDFYVAGCPPTPENLLGALVKLQDKVRQEGLVPAARRHDAATGA; this is encoded by the coding sequence ATGGCAGTGACGCTCGACAGCCCCAGCAATTACCTGACGACGCGCCTGCGCCAGGCCGTGAACTGGGGGCGGCAGTACTCGCTGTGGCCGCTGCCCTTCGGCACCGCGTGCTGCGCCATCGAGTTCATGAGCACGGTCTCGTCGTACAACGACATCAGCCGCTTCGGCGCCGAGGCGGTGCGCTTCTCGCCGCGCCAGTCGGACCTGCTCATCGTCGCCGGCACGATCTCCTACAAGCAGGCGCCGATCCTCAAGACGATCTACGCCCAGATGTGCGAGCCCAAGTGGGTCATCGCCATGGGCGTCTGCGCGAGCAGCGGCGGCTTCTACAACAACTACTCCACGCTGCAGGGGATCGACCGCATCATCCCGGTCGACTTCTACGTCGCGGGCTGCCCGCCGACGCCGGAGAACCTGCTGGGCGCCCTGGTGAAGCTGCAGGACAAGGTCCGGCAGGAGGGGCTGGTCCCGGCCGCCCGCCGCCACGACGCCGCGACAGGCGCCTGA
- a CDS encoding NYN domain-containing protein translates to MYRHDPSERIAIFIDGENIHYSAKHMNMRLDYIKMCKALAGDRRLIRATFYTAISNQSEGKIDFINFLRLNGFRVVTKELRSFTEAETQQRFFRGNLDLDIAIDIYEMLPGLDTVILCSGDGDFVRLVESVSRHGKHVEVCALREMTSTDLIAVSDEYIDLGTMRDHLALDAPPPERREDGPPQSQIRNDLDSARIDYNAIEY, encoded by the coding sequence ATGTATCGCCACGACCCCAGCGAGAGGATCGCCATCTTCATCGATGGCGAGAACATCCACTACAGCGCCAAGCACATGAACATGCGGCTCGACTACATCAAGATGTGCAAGGCGCTGGCCGGCGACCGACGACTGATCCGCGCGACCTTCTACACGGCCATCTCGAACCAGAGCGAGGGGAAGATCGATTTCATCAACTTCCTGAGGCTCAACGGGTTCCGCGTCGTGACCAAGGAGCTGCGCAGCTTCACCGAAGCCGAGACGCAGCAGCGCTTCTTCCGGGGCAATCTCGACCTGGACATCGCCATCGACATCTACGAGATGCTGCCGGGACTCGACACGGTCATCCTCTGCTCCGGCGACGGCGACTTCGTGCGCCTGGTCGAGAGCGTCTCGCGCCACGGCAAGCACGTGGAGGTCTGCGCGCTGCGGGAGATGACGAGCACCGACCTGATCGCCGTCTCGGACGAGTACATCGACCTCGGCACGATGCGCGACCACCTGGCCCTCGACGCGCCCCCGCCCGAGCGCCGCGAGGACGGCCCCCCGCAGAGCCAGATCCGCAACGACCTCGACAGCGCCCGCATCGACTACAACGCGATCGAGTACTAG
- a CDS encoding NADH-quinone oxidoreductase subunit A has product MSAQAIPLLMVVGTAALLSLLFLGLSGWLGPYRPNSLKSTTYECGVPARSTVQIRFFVRFFLVALLFLLFDLEAVFLYPWAILFRSMVAEGRAAFALGEMGAFVAVLVVGFVYVWKKGGLEWQ; this is encoded by the coding sequence ATGAGCGCACAAGCGATCCCCCTCCTGATGGTCGTGGGCACCGCCGCCCTGCTGTCCCTGCTGTTCCTGGGGCTGAGCGGCTGGCTGGGCCCCTACCGGCCGAACAGCCTGAAGTCCACGACCTACGAGTGCGGCGTCCCGGCCCGCAGCACGGTGCAGATCCGCTTCTTCGTGCGCTTCTTCCTGGTGGCCCTGCTGTTCCTGCTCTTCGACCTCGAGGCGGTGTTCCTGTACCCCTGGGCCATCCTGTTCCGCTCCATGGTCGCCGAGGGACGCGCGGCCTTCGCCCTGGGCGAGATGGGCGCCTTCGTGGCGGTGCTGGTCGTCGGCTTCGTCTACGTCTGGAAGAAAGGCGGGCTCGAATGGCAGTGA